A genomic segment from Rahnella aceris encodes:
- the hflC gene encoding protease modulator HflC has protein sequence MNDSQQPEAHGHDHDAHGGHHHGAGHHHHHSGPAAPGLWRRVTIAIVLVALIAATACLVQVRSGEAMVITRFGNPVRVLLQPGLAWHLPVPLETAIPVDLRIRTTSSGLQDVGTRDGLRIIVQAYTVWQVKNDPQHVQRFIRAVQNQPDMAAAQIRTFIGSALETTTSGFALADLVNTDASKIRLSGFEQHLHDQIARQLLDSYGIELVQVGVERLTLPSVTLDATVDRMRAERETIATERSAEGKRQAAEIRSSAERDARVIKADASVSAANIEAQAQVQSAAIYAKARTSNPELYDLLRSLDTLNSVITPGIRLVLRTDAAPFRQLVEGPPALPAASNGLRP, from the coding sequence GTGAATGATTCCCAACAACCTGAAGCCCACGGACACGATCACGATGCACATGGCGGACATCATCACGGTGCCGGACATCACCATCATCATTCCGGCCCGGCGGCCCCTGGACTCTGGCGACGGGTTACGATTGCTATCGTACTGGTGGCCCTGATTGCCGCCACCGCCTGTCTGGTGCAGGTGCGTTCCGGCGAAGCGATGGTGATCACGCGCTTTGGTAATCCGGTGCGTGTGCTGTTGCAACCGGGGCTGGCATGGCATCTGCCGGTGCCGCTGGAGACCGCGATCCCGGTGGATTTACGTATCCGCACCACGTCCAGTGGGTTGCAGGATGTCGGCACCCGTGACGGTCTGCGGATCATTGTTCAGGCTTATACTGTCTGGCAGGTGAAAAACGATCCTCAGCATGTGCAGCGTTTTATCCGCGCGGTACAAAATCAGCCGGATATGGCCGCCGCGCAGATACGAACGTTTATTGGTTCGGCGCTGGAAACCACCACCAGCGGTTTTGCACTGGCTGATCTGGTGAACACTGATGCCAGTAAAATCCGCCTTTCCGGTTTTGAACAGCATTTGCATGATCAGATAGCCCGCCAGTTGCTCGACAGCTATGGCATTGAACTGGTGCAGGTCGGCGTTGAACGGCTGACATTACCGTCGGTGACGTTAGATGCCACCGTGGATCGCATGCGGGCAGAACGGGAAACCATTGCCACCGAGCGGTCCGCCGAAGGTAAGCGTCAGGCGGCTGAAATCCGGTCTTCCGCCGAACGCGATGCCCGTGTGATTAAGGCCGATGCGTCGGTCAGCGCAGCCAATATTGAAGCGCAGGCGCAGGTTCAGAGCGCGGCGATATACGCTAAAGCCCGGACCAGTAACCCCGAATTGTACGATTTGTTGCGCTCTCTTGACACGCTCAACAGCGTGATCACGCCGGGCATCCGGCTGGTGCTGCGCACTGATGCCGCACCGTTCCGGCAACTGGTTGAAGGTCCGCCCGCCTTGCCCGCCGCCAGCAACGGGCTGCGGCCATGA
- a CDS encoding SPFH domain-containing protein, whose amino-acid sequence MSTDKVSGTDNASKQLRFQSAATHTRWLSGLINPIMVISSVMYLILLMLYLVSPASVWPWVTGNIMAAMWVCAASLQCARRISRWRTQQFAPAVETAMPEASSGFSQRLISRPWMRPVLRYVDAHVFFQALPAFAAIVLISVLWQLPIPANDAGEAGYFAGSVFILCAFAVLVLERHWTLKNPLEWPEAAKLAPMMRMMIGVFLLSALALMFAREASVWPAHLLMLTGLLPGLVALELFLRALMAMFSPPREDKEPEFIAGSLLAAQICWPPRPLQFVQNELHQHFGIDLRQIWAFHFMRRALLPLAAILLLTGWLLTGISEVPLTQRGIYESFGKPVAVRQPGLHAGLPWPFGRTRMVDNGEVHELTTGSEEPVTTTPVTVADTAEGPAPESANRLWDSGHSSDKSQIIASATRDRQSFQIMNMDVRFVYRIAMNDGAAMASLYHTDNMPVLIRSIANQVLVHDFSSRTLDSLLGSDQTRLAADIGRKVQSQLDHLNSGVELLATVIESIHPPAGAADAYHSVQAAQILAQSAIAGEKGQAAQQLNAAQQFARLAQDTASAQSHENLDQAQVMALRFNAENQAYQAGGQSFLTDRYFSQLILAMQQHPEVLIVDHRIGGGTSPVLDLRNFTLPFTPGADKAAHSVNAETTR is encoded by the coding sequence ATGAGTACAGACAAAGTATCCGGGACGGATAACGCCAGTAAACAGCTGCGCTTTCAGTCTGCCGCCACCCACACGCGTTGGCTGAGCGGGCTGATCAACCCCATTATGGTGATCAGCAGCGTGATGTATCTGATCTTGCTGATGCTGTATCTGGTCTCTCCGGCATCGGTGTGGCCATGGGTGACCGGCAATATCATGGCGGCGATGTGGGTTTGCGCTGCCTCCCTGCAATGTGCCCGGCGTATCTCCCGCTGGCGGACGCAACAATTTGCGCCTGCTGTTGAAACCGCCATGCCGGAAGCGTCTTCCGGATTTTCCCAACGTCTGATTTCCCGCCCCTGGATGCGTCCTGTTTTACGTTATGTTGACGCGCATGTGTTCTTCCAGGCGCTTCCTGCATTTGCCGCAATTGTGCTCATCAGTGTGTTATGGCAGTTGCCAATACCGGCCAATGACGCCGGTGAGGCGGGGTATTTTGCCGGTTCGGTATTCATTCTCTGCGCCTTTGCTGTACTGGTTCTGGAGCGTCACTGGACGCTAAAAAACCCGCTGGAATGGCCGGAAGCGGCAAAGCTCGCACCGATGATGCGCATGATGATTGGCGTGTTTTTGCTGAGTGCATTAGCCCTGATGTTTGCCCGTGAGGCTTCGGTGTGGCCTGCTCACCTGCTGATGCTCACCGGATTATTACCGGGGTTGGTGGCGCTGGAGCTTTTCCTGCGGGCGCTGATGGCGATGTTTTCGCCGCCGCGTGAGGATAAAGAGCCGGAGTTTATTGCGGGCAGCCTGCTGGCCGCGCAGATTTGCTGGCCGCCGCGTCCGTTACAGTTTGTGCAAAACGAACTGCATCAGCATTTTGGTATCGATCTTCGTCAGATCTGGGCGTTTCATTTTATGCGCCGTGCACTGTTACCGCTGGCCGCAATCTTGTTGCTGACCGGTTGGCTGCTGACGGGCATCAGCGAGGTGCCGCTGACCCAGCGCGGAATTTATGAATCCTTCGGCAAACCGGTGGCGGTCCGACAACCCGGTTTACATGCGGGTCTGCCGTGGCCATTTGGCCGTACGCGGATGGTTGATAACGGCGAAGTACATGAACTCACCACCGGTTCCGAAGAACCGGTCACCACCACACCGGTCACGGTGGCTGATACCGCCGAAGGCCCGGCGCCTGAAAGCGCAAACCGTCTGTGGGACTCCGGCCACAGCAGCGATAAATCACAAATCATCGCCAGTGCCACCCGTGACAGGCAAAGTTTTCAAATCATGAATATGGATGTCCGCTTTGTGTACCGCATCGCCATGAATGACGGCGCGGCGATGGCGAGCCTCTATCACACCGACAATATGCCGGTGCTGATCCGCAGTATTGCCAACCAGGTGCTGGTGCATGATTTTTCCTCGCGTACGCTCGACAGCCTGCTGGGAAGTGATCAGACACGCCTTGCCGCAGATATTGGCCGGAAAGTACAGAGCCAGCTTGATCATCTCAACAGCGGCGTGGAACTGCTGGCTACGGTGATTGAATCAATCCATCCACCTGCGGGTGCGGCGGATGCTTATCACAGCGTACAGGCGGCACAAATTCTGGCACAAAGCGCCATTGCCGGTGAGAAAGGGCAGGCCGCGCAGCAACTGAATGCGGCACAGCAATTTGCCCGTCTGGCGCAGGATACCGCCAGTGCACAAAGCCACGAAAATCTCGATCAGGCGCAGGTCATGGCGTTGCGCTTTAACGCAGAAAATCAGGCGTATCAGGCTGGCGGACAGTCGTTCCTGACCGACCGTTATTTTAGTCAGCTGATTCTGGCGATGCAGCAGCATCCGGAAGTTCTGATTGTTGATCACCGTATTGGCGGCGGGACTTCGCCGGTGCTGGATCTGAGAAATTTTACCCTGCCATTTACGCCCGGAGCGGATAAAGCGGCGCATTCTGTCAACGCGGAGACTACCCGGTGA
- a CDS encoding SulP family inorganic anion transporter gives MFNPRGLKLSEMKNETLAGFVVAVSMVPEAVGFSLVAGLSPIVGLHTAFIIGLVTALFGGKPGMVSGAAGSIVVVLMSLAAQHGMGYVLWATIFAGLIQILIGVFRLGKFIRLVPLPAVHGFVNGLAIVIMLAQLHMIAGQGLLMYGLVLLAILVVVLFPKLTKIIPSSLAALIVVSAVAIGFNLHTLRVGDLADISGALPHFSLPVAPFNVEMLKVVLPYAVVIALVGLIESLLTMTVLDEMGHQKGNGNRESIAQGAGNTICGLFGCFAGCAMIGQSIINFTSGGRGRISGTVGAILLILFVVSLSGYIGLLPVAALAGIMLVVCYNTFEWSSLRRLRRMPKADVLVMLIVTVITIFTDLAVAVISGVIISALVFAWQQARIRVREHKTKGDLAVYKLDGPLFFGSAATFAELFNPENDPQNVVLDFAGTRVMDSSGVEAIDKLTTRYLDAGKTIRLRHLSNDCVSLLKKAGPFCSHELDDPQYYVAEDNL, from the coding sequence ATGTTTAATCCGCGTGGTCTGAAGTTGTCTGAAATGAAGAACGAAACGCTGGCCGGATTTGTGGTGGCGGTATCAATGGTCCCCGAAGCGGTCGGGTTTTCACTGGTTGCCGGATTGTCGCCGATTGTCGGTTTGCACACGGCGTTTATTATCGGGCTGGTGACGGCACTGTTCGGCGGTAAACCGGGCATGGTGTCCGGTGCAGCGGGATCCATTGTGGTGGTGCTGATGAGTCTGGCGGCACAACACGGTATGGGATACGTGCTTTGGGCGACCATTTTTGCCGGGCTGATTCAGATTCTGATTGGTGTTTTCCGCCTCGGGAAATTTATCCGGCTGGTGCCGTTACCTGCGGTTCACGGCTTTGTGAACGGGCTGGCAATTGTCATTATGCTGGCGCAGTTGCACATGATTGCCGGGCAGGGACTGCTGATGTACGGACTGGTGTTGCTGGCGATTCTGGTGGTGGTGCTGTTCCCGAAACTGACCAAAATTATTCCTTCTTCGCTGGCAGCGCTGATCGTCGTTTCGGCCGTAGCGATCGGTTTTAACCTGCACACCTTGCGCGTGGGTGACCTGGCAGATATTTCAGGGGCGTTGCCGCACTTCAGCCTGCCGGTTGCGCCTTTCAATGTTGAGATGCTGAAAGTCGTGCTGCCCTATGCGGTAGTGATAGCGCTGGTTGGCCTGATTGAATCGCTGCTGACGATGACCGTGCTTGATGAAATGGGTCATCAGAAGGGCAACGGCAACCGTGAAAGTATTGCGCAGGGCGCGGGGAATACGATTTGCGGTCTGTTCGGTTGCTTCGCCGGTTGCGCGATGATTGGGCAATCGATCATTAATTTCACCTCCGGCGGTCGGGGGCGAATTTCCGGTACAGTCGGCGCCATTTTACTGATCCTGTTTGTGGTCAGTTTGTCCGGTTATATTGGCTTGCTGCCGGTCGCAGCGCTGGCGGGCATTATGCTGGTGGTCTGCTACAACACCTTTGAGTGGAGTTCGCTGCGCCGTCTTCGCCGCATGCCTAAAGCTGATGTACTGGTGATGCTGATTGTCACCGTCATCACGATTTTCACCGATCTTGCCGTGGCGGTGATCAGTGGCGTGATTATCTCTGCGCTGGTTTTTGCCTGGCAGCAGGCGCGTATCCGTGTGCGCGAGCATAAAACTAAAGGCGACCTGGCAGTGTATAAGCTGGACGGGCCGCTGTTCTTCGGATCTGCCGCGACCTTTGCCGAGCTGTTTAATCCTGAAAACGATCCGCAAAATGTAGTGCTGGATTTTGCCGGTACGCGGGTCATGGATTCGAGCGGAGTGGAGGCGATTGATAAACTGACCACGCGCTATCTCGATGCCGGTAAAACCATTCGCCTGCGTCATCTGAGCAATGATTGCGTGAGTTTGCTCAAAAAAGCCGGGCCATTCTGTTCTCACGAACTCGACGATCCGCAATATTACGTGGCTGAAGATAATCTCTGA
- the ychF gene encoding redox-regulated ATPase YchF has translation MGFKCGIVGLPNVGKSTLFNALTKAGIEAANFPFCTIEPNTGVVPMPDPRLDQLAEIVKPQRILPTTMEFVDIAGLVKGASKGEGLGNQFLTNIRETEAIGHVVRCFENDNIIHVNNKVDPADDIEVINTELALSDLDTCERAIHRVQKRAKGGDKDAKAELAALEKCLPQLENAGMLRALDLTEEDKAAIRYLSFLTLKPTMYIANVNEDGFENNPYLDVVRKIAEAEGSVVVAVCAAVESDIAELDDADREEFMAELGIEEPGLNRVIRAGYELLNLQTYFTAGVKEVRAWTIPVGATAPQAAGKIHTDFEKGFIRAQTIAFEDFITYKGEQGAKEAGKMRSEGKDYIVKDGDVMNFLFNV, from the coding sequence ATGGGATTCAAATGCGGTATCGTCGGCCTGCCGAACGTCGGTAAATCTACTCTGTTCAATGCGCTGACCAAAGCGGGTATCGAAGCAGCAAACTTCCCGTTCTGCACCATCGAACCGAATACCGGTGTGGTACCAATGCCCGATCCGCGTCTCGACCAGTTGGCCGAGATTGTAAAACCGCAGCGTATCCTGCCAACCACCATGGAATTCGTGGACATCGCGGGTCTGGTCAAAGGCGCATCTAAAGGTGAAGGTCTGGGTAACCAGTTCCTGACTAACATCCGTGAAACTGAAGCCATCGGCCACGTTGTGCGTTGTTTCGAAAACGACAACATCATCCACGTTAACAACAAAGTGGATCCGGCTGATGACATCGAGGTTATCAATACCGAACTGGCATTATCTGACCTCGACACCTGCGAACGCGCGATTCACCGTGTGCAGAAACGTGCCAAAGGCGGTGACAAAGATGCGAAGGCAGAACTGGCCGCACTGGAAAAATGCCTGCCACAGCTGGAAAACGCTGGCATGCTGCGTGCACTGGATCTGACAGAGGAAGACAAAGCGGCCATCCGCTACCTGAGCTTCCTGACGCTGAAACCCACCATGTACATCGCCAACGTTAACGAAGACGGTTTCGAGAACAACCCTTACCTCGACGTCGTACGCAAAATCGCAGAGGCCGAAGGCTCCGTGGTCGTTGCTGTTTGTGCAGCGGTTGAATCTGACATCGCCGAACTCGACGACGCTGACCGTGAAGAATTCATGGCTGAACTGGGCATTGAAGAGCCGGGCCTGAACCGCGTGATCCGCGCCGGTTACGAACTGCTGAACCTGCAAACCTACTTCACCGCTGGCGTGAAAGAAGTTCGTGCATGGACCATCCCTGTCGGCGCAACGGCTCCGCAAGCCGCAGGTAAAATCCACACTGACTTCGAGAAAGGCTTCATCCGCGCACAAACCATCGCGTTCGAAGACTTCATCACCTACAAAGGTGAGCAAGGCGCGAAAGAAGCCGGCAAAATGCGTTCAGAAGGCAAAGACTACATCGTTAAAGATGGCGATGTGATGAACTTCCTGTTCAACGTCTGA
- the yajD gene encoding HNH nuclease YajD, which yields MALIPKNYQRLESGYREKALKIYPWVCGRCSREFVYSNLRELTVHHIDHDHTNNPEDGSNWELLCLYCHDHEHSKYTEADQYGSTVVAGEDAQDDVGAATYNPFADLQAMLNKKK from the coding sequence ATGGCACTGATCCCAAAAAACTACCAGCGTCTGGAAAGCGGATATCGCGAGAAAGCGCTAAAAATCTATCCGTGGGTGTGCGGACGTTGTTCGCGGGAGTTTGTGTATTCAAACCTGCGTGAATTAACGGTTCACCATATCGACCATGATCATACCAATAATCCGGAAGATGGCAGTAACTGGGAGTTGTTGTGCCTGTATTGTCATGACCACGAACACTCGAAGTACACCGAAGCAGATCAGTACGGTTCAACGGTGGTGGCCGGTGAAGATGCGCAAGATGATGTCGGTGCCGCCACCTACAACCCGTTTGCCGATTTACAGGCGATGCTGAATAAGAAGAAATAG
- a CDS encoding TonB-dependent receptor: MREKISPTGFKPTLLALFVSVSCMPAMAATAPAPATSSTAATGDTMTIVSTPDNEFKPGGNELVPAYLDGQVAHGGRLGMLGEQKAMDVPFNVIGFTSKLIQDQQARTIADVVRNDATVQNVQGYGNFAETYRIRGFQLDGDDMTYGGLPGVVPRQVMDASLIDRVEIFKGANGLLNGAATSGVGGMINLEPKHADDAPLTRVGVDYTSSSQVGGTLDLGRRFGDDNQFGVRLNAVNREGETGIDGEKKRTTAASLGLDYRGDRLRTSVDMGYQKKTFHDARLGVNISGVDFIPKVPSNSHNYSQDWVYSNIESEFGMAKAEYDVTDDWTVYGGVGAQHSHETGDYASPALKDADGTATIGRLDTNRIINNFSGMAGIRGNFDTAFITHKVNFGYSALTSRNNTAWRMAYGANAENTNIYHTTNVPNPTPNLSGGNYDDPLTTGRNRTQGYLLTDTMGILDDTLLFTVGARHQKVIVRNYSNATGAEDVSSRYSDSRWMPTYGVVYKPWQVISLYANHTESLQPGDVAPNNAKNYGSTTGIAHSKQNEVGVKADFGRAGGSLALFEIKKPSGILDSNKFYNLDGEQRNRGVELNVFGEPVLGLRLNGSATWIDPEMTKTEDNTYNGKDAIGVPRYNLVLGAEYDIKPVDGLTATALVNHSGSQWADSANTKKIDAYSVLDLGVRYRTKINQNDMVWRAGVDNVTNEKYWSNIDSTGTYIYQGKTRALKVSMTYDF, encoded by the coding sequence ATGCGCGAAAAAATTTCACCCACAGGGTTTAAACCGACCCTGCTGGCACTCTTCGTCAGCGTAAGCTGCATGCCTGCGATGGCGGCCACCGCCCCTGCTCCGGCGACCAGCTCAACGGCGGCGACAGGCGATACCATGACTATCGTCAGTACGCCGGATAATGAATTCAAACCCGGCGGCAATGAGCTGGTTCCGGCCTATCTGGACGGTCAGGTCGCGCATGGTGGTCGCCTTGGCATGCTTGGCGAACAGAAGGCAATGGATGTGCCGTTTAACGTCATCGGCTTCACGTCAAAACTGATTCAGGATCAGCAGGCGCGGACCATTGCTGACGTGGTGCGCAATGATGCCACCGTCCAGAACGTGCAGGGATACGGCAACTTCGCCGAAACCTACCGCATTCGTGGCTTCCAGCTCGATGGCGATGACATGACGTATGGCGGATTGCCGGGCGTGGTGCCGCGTCAGGTGATGGATGCGTCGTTAATCGACCGCGTAGAAATCTTTAAAGGTGCGAACGGATTACTGAACGGCGCGGCGACAAGTGGCGTAGGCGGCATGATCAACCTCGAGCCGAAGCATGCGGATGACGCGCCACTGACCCGTGTCGGCGTGGATTACACCTCCTCTTCTCAGGTTGGTGGCACCCTGGATCTGGGCCGTCGTTTTGGCGATGACAACCAGTTCGGTGTCCGTCTGAATGCCGTTAACCGTGAAGGCGAAACCGGTATTGATGGTGAGAAAAAACGCACCACCGCAGCCTCACTGGGCCTCGATTATCGCGGTGACCGCCTTCGTACCTCTGTGGACATGGGCTATCAAAAGAAAACCTTCCACGACGCCCGTCTTGGCGTGAATATCAGTGGTGTGGATTTCATCCCTAAAGTGCCGTCCAACAGTCACAATTACAGTCAGGACTGGGTATACAGCAATATTGAGTCCGAATTTGGTATGGCCAAAGCGGAATATGATGTGACTGATGACTGGACAGTGTATGGCGGCGTTGGCGCACAGCATTCGCATGAAACCGGCGACTATGCTTCCCCTGCGCTGAAAGATGCTGACGGAACGGCAACGATTGGTCGTCTGGATACCAACCGCATCATCAATAATTTCAGCGGAATGGCGGGAATTCGCGGCAATTTCGATACCGCCTTCATCACCCACAAGGTGAATTTTGGTTATTCCGCCCTGACTTCACGCAATAATACGGCGTGGCGTATGGCCTACGGTGCCAATGCTGAAAACACCAATATTTATCACACCACGAATGTCCCGAACCCGACACCTAATCTGTCTGGCGGTAATTATGACGACCCGCTGACCACCGGGCGTAACCGGACTCAGGGCTATCTGTTAACCGACACGATGGGCATCCTGGATGATACCCTGTTGTTCACCGTCGGCGCCCGTCATCAGAAAGTGATCGTCCGTAATTACAGCAATGCGACCGGCGCTGAAGACGTGTCATCACGTTACAGCGACAGCCGCTGGATGCCGACGTACGGGGTTGTGTATAAACCGTGGCAGGTGATTTCCCTGTACGCCAACCACACCGAGTCTTTACAGCCGGGCGATGTGGCACCGAATAACGCGAAAAACTACGGTTCGACCACCGGCATTGCCCATTCAAAACAGAACGAAGTGGGTGTAAAAGCGGACTTCGGGCGTGCAGGCGGTTCACTGGCATTATTTGAAATCAAAAAACCGTCAGGCATTTTGGACAGCAATAAATTCTACAATCTGGACGGTGAACAACGTAACCGGGGCGTGGAGCTGAACGTCTTTGGCGAACCGGTGCTGGGCCTGCGTCTCAACGGCAGCGCGACCTGGATTGATCCGGAAATGACCAAAACCGAAGACAACACCTATAACGGTAAAGATGCGATTGGCGTGCCGCGCTACAACCTGGTGCTGGGTGCGGAATATGACATCAAACCGGTTGACGGCCTGACGGCCACCGCGCTGGTGAACCATTCCGGCTCACAGTGGGCAGACTCAGCCAACACGAAGAAAATCGACGCTTATTCCGTTCTGGATCTTGGCGTGCGTTACCGCACCAAAATCAACCAGAATGATATGGTCTGGCGTGCCGGTGTTGATAACGTGACCAATGAAAAATACTGGTCAAATATCGACAGCACCGGAACCTATATTTATCAGGGAAAAACGCGCGCGCTCAAAGTCTCCATGACGTACGACTTCTGA
- a CDS encoding sensor histidine kinase, whose protein sequence is MNHHSHYQSLWRWICVRILTLAIGSVVVIALCMWLRFVIENLWVLHHMSPALRAEFYVLRDNPDLNLARFHEIVDQGWGARYSDPSIASADWIMVGILVVVVTPFIAILGLKAARPLSSQFSRLAQVARAVTQGDFNTRAEPVKNAPAELIQFTDDFNAMMLQLSRYERELRASHVAMAHELRSPLTAAVGRLQGMLDGVFRPEPQQLQMVMTQLLHLNRLIDELHLLSLADAGQLNLSKTELDLADLLRERMTWLKPQSTKAGFDIALTPETPCRYVGDPFRLGQVFTILMENALRYAQEGRRLDIAIAPRNGGYDITFRDKGPGVDDSFLPVMFERFSRADSSRARHSGGSGLGLSIARAICEAHGGGIHAEKRTHGGLMVTVSLPLPENSQ, encoded by the coding sequence ATGAACCACCACTCTCACTATCAGTCCCTGTGGCGCTGGATTTGTGTGCGGATCCTGACGCTGGCCATCGGCAGTGTCGTTGTGATTGCTCTGTGCATGTGGCTGCGTTTTGTCATTGAGAATCTTTGGGTATTGCACCATATGTCTCCCGCGCTCAGGGCAGAGTTTTACGTGCTGCGGGATAATCCGGATCTTAATCTTGCGCGGTTTCATGAGATTGTCGATCAGGGCTGGGGGGCGCGTTACTCCGATCCCTCCATCGCCTCGGCCGACTGGATCATGGTTGGCATCCTGGTCGTCGTGGTGACGCCGTTTATCGCTATTTTGGGATTAAAAGCCGCGCGACCGCTTTCGTCACAATTCAGCCGTCTGGCCCAGGTGGCGCGTGCGGTAACGCAGGGAGATTTTAATACGCGGGCTGAGCCGGTGAAAAATGCGCCGGCGGAACTGATTCAGTTCACCGATGATTTTAACGCCATGATGTTGCAACTTTCGCGTTATGAGCGGGAGCTGCGAGCCTCCCATGTGGCGATGGCACATGAACTGCGCTCACCGCTCACGGCGGCGGTGGGGCGTTTACAGGGCATGCTGGACGGTGTTTTCCGCCCGGAGCCGCAGCAATTGCAGATGGTGATGACACAGCTTTTGCATCTGAACCGTCTGATCGACGAACTGCATCTGCTGTCGCTGGCGGATGCCGGTCAGCTTAACCTCAGCAAGACAGAACTGGATCTGGCAGATCTGCTGCGCGAGCGGATGACCTGGCTGAAACCTCAGTCGACGAAAGCCGGTTTTGACATCGCCCTGACGCCGGAGACGCCGTGCCGTTATGTCGGTGACCCGTTCCGGCTCGGGCAGGTATTTACCATTCTGATGGAAAATGCGCTGCGTTATGCGCAGGAAGGACGGCGTCTGGACATCGCCATCGCGCCCCGCAATGGCGGTTATGACATAACGTTCCGGGACAAGGGTCCGGGTGTGGATGACAGTTTTCTGCCTGTTATGTTTGAACGCTTCAGCCGGGCGGACTCTTCCCGCGCACGACATTCCGGGGGCAGCGGATTGGGTTTATCCATCGCCCGTGCGATTTGTGAAGCGCACGGCGGGGGGATCCATGCGGAGAAGAGAACGCACGGCGGGCTGATGGTCACGGTCAGTTTACCGCTGCCGGAAAACAGCCAATAA
- a CDS encoding response regulator codes for MQTKRILIIEDDADAADVLDAYLKREGYDVQIAGDGVSGLEHALRWKPDLILLDVMLPGMRGTDVLASLRRESSTPVIMVTAMGDMPDKIGALRFGADDYVVKPYNPGEVVARVQAVLRRVATDENNTSAVLRWQGLDVDVGALTAAVSSASGEPHYLDLTPTEFGVLSTLMRAPTRPFSRQYLLEHCLPESEALERVVDTHVYNLRKKLESAGIVNVLVNVRGVGYRFRQP; via the coding sequence ATGCAAACAAAGCGGATCCTGATTATTGAAGATGATGCCGATGCGGCAGACGTTCTCGATGCGTATTTAAAACGCGAAGGATATGACGTACAGATTGCCGGTGACGGTGTTTCCGGGCTGGAGCATGCGCTGCGCTGGAAGCCGGATCTCATTTTGCTGGATGTGATGCTGCCCGGGATGCGCGGCACTGATGTGCTGGCATCGCTGCGGCGTGAAAGCAGCACGCCGGTGATTATGGTGACGGCGATGGGCGACATGCCCGATAAAATTGGCGCGCTGCGCTTCGGTGCGGATGATTATGTGGTCAAACCTTACAACCCCGGTGAGGTGGTGGCGCGGGTGCAGGCGGTACTGCGTCGTGTGGCGACAGACGAAAACAACACGTCTGCTGTGTTGCGCTGGCAGGGTCTCGACGTGGATGTCGGGGCGCTGACGGCGGCGGTTAGCTCTGCCTCGGGCGAACCGCATTATCTTGATTTAACCCCGACAGAATTTGGCGTACTGAGCACATTAATGCGGGCACCAACACGCCCGTTCTCACGTCAGTATTTGCTGGAGCATTGCCTGCCGGAAAGCGAGGCGCTGGAAAGGGTGGTCGATACGCATGTCTATAATTTGCGTAAAAAACTCGAATCCGCAGGCATCGTTAACGTGTTAGTCAATGTGCGCGGCGTCGGTTACCGGTTCAGACAGCCATGA